TTTCGCGACTCCAGCAGGTGCAGGAGTTCGGCGGTTTTGTCTTCCAGCAGGGCGCGGTTGCCGCGGGTTTCCACATTGAGGCGCAGCAGCGGTTCAGTATTGGACATGCGCAGGTTGAAGCGCCAGTTCGCAAATTCCAGGTTCACGCCATCCATGCTGTCTTCGTGGAGGGCGTAGGGGGCGTACTGTTCCCTCACAAGCTTCATAAGGGCAGGCGCGTCCTGCACGCGGCGGTTGATTTCGCCGCTGCACGGATAGGCGTTCATGCGCTCGGCCACAAGCTCCGCCAGGGGGCGACCTGTGCGGTGCAGCAGTGTTGCCACCAGCAGCCAGGGCAGCATGCCTGAATCGCAGTAGGCAAAATCTCGAAAATAGTGGTGGGCGCTCATTTCGCCGCCGTATACGGCGTCTTCGGCCCGCATGCGCTCCTTCATGAAGGCATGGCCGGTTTTGCCCATGACAGGCTGGCCGCCTGCGGCAAGCACCACTTCACGGGTGTTCCAGTAGACGCGCGTGTCATGAACCACCTTGCCGCCGGGAGCGCGCCGCAGCAATTCCTGTGCCAGCAGACCTATGCAGTAGTAGCTCTCAATGAAATTGCCGTTGCCGTCATAAAAAAAGCAGCGGTCAAAGTCTCCGTCCCAGGCGATGCCCATATCCGCTCCGGCCTCGCGCACGGCAGCGGCGGTGGCGGCGCGGCGTTCCGGCAAGAGCGGGTTGGGTACGCCGTTGGGAAACGATCCGTCAGGCTCCATATGCAGGCAGGTGAAATCAAAGGGCAGGCCTTTTACCAGTTCTTGCAGCACAAGGCCCGCGCAGCCATTGCCCGCATCGGCCACGATTTTGAGGGGCCTGCGGCCCTTCGCGGGCGCGTTCTGGCCCGCGCCGCTGTAATCGAGCAGCCAGCGCACGTATTCGCCTCTGAAACAATCCTCGTGCAGGGCAGGGTAGGGCGCGTCCGCAGTGGCAGCGCGGGCATCCTCCGTCAGCAGTTCAGCCACCCGGTCGCGCAGGGCGAACAGGCCGGAATCGCCACTCACGGGAATGGCCCCGCCACGCACGAGCTTGAAGCCGTTTTCATCCGCCGGGTTATGGCTGCCGGTGATCATGATGCCCGCATCAAAGGGCCTGTTGGCGGCGGCATAATAAATTTCTTCCGTACCGCAGAGGCCGATATCCGTAACATTGGCCCCGGCCGCGCGAAGGCCGCTGGCAAGGGCGTCGCGCAGCAGAGGCCCGGAAAGGCGGGCGTCCCGACCCAGCACCACATGGCGCGCGCCAAGCACTTCCACCACGGCCCGGCCCAGGGCATGCGCCAGGGGGGCATTGAGAGCATCGGGCACACGGCCACGAATGTCATAGGCTTTGAAGCAGGAAAGGGGCGTGTTCATGCGGTTCCTTGGTTTTGTCATCGCTGCGGCGCGGCCGCCATGAAACAAATATCGTGCGACACTGTTGTAGCCAACTTGAACGGACTTTGCCAAGCCCGTTTTTGCCTGCCGCAACGCAGCATATGCTGCGCGGCAGGCACGCCCTGCATGGAGAGGGGCGGCGGATCACGTTTGGAAAGTATAGTACATGCAGCAAACGGCACTACCGTGCGACAAGACTGCCAACGCCTGTCCGGAGTCCGGCGTCGCACCACGCGCGACCGTGGCGGCAGCCGTTGAAGCCAGCCGCACACTGGCCGCGCGCGCTGGCCTGGGCTGTGGGTCATGCTGGCCCCACTGGTCGTGCTACGCCCGCGCGCAGCCGGTTTTTGGGGGCAGCAGCGGGTCAAGATTGTTGACCTAGCAAATATATTTTTTTAGGCTACGCCATGCCATTGCATATTGAAAGAAGCCACAAGGCATTCTTCCTTGGCAGAGATATAAATAATCTATAACTATTTAAAATAATAAATTTAAAAATATTTTCAATATTTTTTACCATCAATCATACCAACGTTTTTTGCGGGTGAGGTCGGACTTTTGGGGACGGCCTTGCCCTTTCTTTTTGCCATGCCCTGAAAGGCATCCGTGTAAAAGCTGAAACGCGACGTATATCCAGGCGCGTGTGCGCAACCTGTCCATACCTAACTACAAGCAAATGCACGCTTTCTCCGCTTGTTGCAACCATCTCGCATAGCAGTTCGCGTTCCGTATCTTTTTGTATGTGTTTGTGCGGCGGAATGGAAAGGCGGGGCAAGAGGAGGTAGCACTACCTCAACGCATGAGGTCTGTTACTGTTTCGTCTGATTCGATAATTTTATAATTATTTTGGAAATTTTTCCAAAACATAAACATTGGTGACATGGCCTCGCTGATAAACATCAGTTCAACGGGAGATAGAAGTTCAACATCTCCCATTTTGACATAAAGCCTTCTCAGTTTTTCGCCAAGCCAATATTCGAGCAGTCGTGCCGGGATGGCATGCATTTCATTCATGGGATCATTTTGTAGAAGGTGTCGATCCGGATCGTTTTTGGCGTCCATGAAGAACTCAAACAAGGTGGTTTGCCCCATTACGCCCATAGCGTCATAGACTTTATTGCGTAGTCTTAATGCTTGAGGCAGGGGAAACAGATTGAACAACGCCTTTGAGCATTCAGCAACAGTGGCATTGAATAAGCCGTCAGAATGTGGAGCCAAGTCGTCTATCATGACTGTATCTTTTAAAAAATAATGCAAGAAGTCTTTTTTAATGTTATCGTCATTTTCTGCTGCCCAGTGATTTATGTGGACACAAAAGACTATGGCGGCGGCACTTTCGCTCATTTTTTTCTTGAACAAGCCGAACATGTTGTAATCTCCATTTGTTTAATCAAGTGCGTGAGAAGCATCACGCCGAATGCGCTGCCTTGGGGGTGTCCAGAGGGCAGGCCCTTGGCAGGCTTTGAGACGGTGTGTCACAGCCGTCATCCTGTACTCCCCTCGCGAGCCTACGCAGAAACGATATACGCAGAAGTCATCTTTGGGAAGTCCTTGAACTTACAATGGGCGGCGGGCTGTTCAGGCTTCTGTTTTGCGGTCACAAGCGAAACGGTCGCCCACACTTTGCATAGCAAAGTATAGTGGGCTAGACTTTTGGCTTTCGCAAAGACCGGAAGCAGACGCGCTCACCATTTTTCATGTCGCCAAATCCGGGGCTGTTCCGCCCTTTTTTTCTCCTGGCACACGAAGAGGGGCGGCGCGGTTTTTGTGAGCGATACCCAAGGAAATATCGCGCTGCAAAAAGCCGTGCCGCCCCGATGAGTCAGCGTTAGCTGTGGCTTACTGTTTCTCTTTCAGTGCCGACAAGTAGTCGGAAAACTCCTGTATCATTTTGCGACGTTCCGGCAGGTATTCTGCATAGTTGTAGGCCGCCCGCACTCCGTTGCGCTCACTGTGCGCAAGCTGGCGCTCTATCCAATCACGGTTGTAACCAAGTTCGTTCAGCAAGGTAGAAGCCATTGAGCGGAAGCCGTGAAAGGTCATTTGCTCCTTGGTGTACCCCATACGGCGCAGTGCCACCACCAGCGTTCCCTTGTGCATATGTGGCTCGC
This DNA window, taken from Desulfovibrio sp. 86, encodes the following:
- a CDS encoding phosphomannomutase, whose amino-acid sequence is MNTPLSCFKAYDIRGRVPDALNAPLAHALGRAVVEVLGARHVVLGRDARLSGPLLRDALASGLRAAGANVTDIGLCGTEEIYYAAANRPFDAGIMITGSHNPADENGFKLVRGGAIPVSGDSGLFALRDRVAELLTEDARAATADAPYPALHEDCFRGEYVRWLLDYSGAGQNAPAKGRRPLKIVADAGNGCAGLVLQELVKGLPFDFTCLHMEPDGSFPNGVPNPLLPERRAATAAAVREAGADMGIAWDGDFDRCFFYDGNGNFIESYYCIGLLAQELLRRAPGGKVVHDTRVYWNTREVVLAAGGQPVMGKTGHAFMKERMRAEDAVYGGEMSAHHYFRDFAYCDSGMLPWLLVATLLHRTGRPLAELVAERMNAYPCSGEINRRVQDAPALMKLVREQYAPYALHEDSMDGVNLEFANWRFNLRMSNTEPLLRLNVETRGNRALLEDKTAELLHLLESRNGAVLA